Genomic segment of Anaerolineae bacterium:
CCAGGAGGACATCTTCCATGACCAGCGAACAGCCGAAACTTCCTGCCGCGATGCAGTTGCGCCGGCGCGATGCGCGCATCCTGGCGCGCCGGCTGGAGACCCAGTGCGTGCATGCCGGCGAACATCAGGACCCTATCCCTGCCCGTCCTTCCACCACGCCCATTCACCTGGCCACCACCTTCACCTACCCACATACCCGGGAGCTGGATGATGTGTTGGCCTCTCGCACGCCCGGCTATGTGTATGCGCGCTATGCCTCTCCCACCACCAACGCGCTGGAGCAGGCGCTGGCCACCCTGGAAAACGCCGACGCCGCCCTGGCCTGCAGTTCGGGCATGGCGGCGGTGCATCTGGCCATCGTGGGTTCCCAGGTGCGCGCCGGCGACGCTGTCCTGTGTGCCGCCGACATTTACGGCACGACCTATGCTCTGGTCAACTCGCTCCTGCCGCGCCTGGGCCTGCAACCCATCATCGCCGATTTCACCCATCTGGATGAGGTGGAAGATATCCTGCGCACCAGGCGCCCCCGGCTGGTAATATTTGAAGCGCTCACCAATCCCCTGCTCAAGGTCATCGACGCGCCGGCAGTGGTGGAGCTGGCACACCGCTACGCCGCCAGAGCCATCATTGACAGCACTTTCACGACCCCTATGACCCTTCAGCCCATGAGCTTCGGCGCCGATTTCGTGGTGCACAGCCTGACCAAATTCCTCGCCGGCCACGGGGATGTGCTGGCCGGCGCCGTGCTCTGCCGCGCCCCTGACTTTGAGCAGATGTACATCACATCCTATCAGTTAGGGTGCAACCTGGACCCTCACGCCGCTTATCTGACCCTGCGCGGCCTGAAGACCTTCCCTCTGCGTTTTGAGCGCCAGTGCGCCAATGCCATGGAACTGGCACGCTTTCTGGAAAGCCATCCCGGGGTCTCGCGGGTGTATTACCCTGGCCTTCCGAGCCATCCGGGCCATGCGCTGGCCGGCCGGCTCTTCCGCAACGGGCTGTTCGGCGCGGTGCTCAGCTTCGAGATCAAGGATGGCAACGCCCAAAAAGCCTTTGCGCTGATGGAACGCCTGCGCATCATCCAGCCGGCCACCACGCTCGGCGATGTCCAGTCCACGATCCTGTACCCGGCGCATTCATCCCACGCCGCGCTGACCGAGGAAGAGCTGGCGAAAGTGGGCATCAGCCGGGCATTGGTGCGCCTGTCCGCCGGCATCGAGCATGTCGAAGACTTGAAAGAGGACCTGGACCAGGCCCTGCGATCGCTGTAACGCCGTCTCTCCTGCCGGCAGGGAGACGCCCTTTGATGGAAGATTGCGGAGGTGCGATATGGGGAACAGTTCTACCACAGTGCACGCAGCCTGCGTGCAGTATCAGGCGCGGGTAGAGGCATCGCTCGACGCGTACCAGGAGGCGATCGAGCGGTTCGCCGGCATGGCACGCGAACGCCATGCCGACCTGCTTGTTCTGCCGGAAGGCATGGGCCTGCTGTCGGCCGCCCCGCTCCTGACCGGCCCCCGTTCGCGCCTAGCACGCGCCGCCGCCAGCGCCACCGCCCCGCGCCGGCCGCTGAGAGATCGGGCACGCGGCCTCCTGGCCCGTCCACTGGCCGGCATACTGCGCGCCGATTATGCCGCCGCGCTCATGGAATGGCTGGAAAACCCCGCCAATCTGGGCCGGTTAGAGGAAGCATACGTGCAGATGTACGCAAAGCTCGCCAGGCGCTATCAGCTCGTCATAGTCGCCGGCACCTGCCCATGCCCGGCTACTCCTCCCCTGGCACTGCACAGCGCCTACGTCTTTGGCCCGGATGGCGCCCTGCTCGGCCGGCAGGACCAGACCCACATCCTCCGCCCCCGCTGGCGAGGACATGCGCCGGGCAACAACCTGGCCGTGATCCACACGCCGGCCGGCAGTATCGGCGTGCTGATCGGGGAGGATATCCTGTTCCCTGAAACCGCCCGTGCGCTGGCCGGCGCCGGCGCGGATATCCTGGTGCACCTGGCCGCAGTGCATGAGGCAGAGATCGCACACGCCATGCATATCGCCTTTCAGTCCCGCATCATCGAGAACGAGCTGTACGGCATCGAATGTTTCCTGGTGGGGCGTATTCCCTGGTTGAGGGAAAGACAGGAAGCGCACGGGATCGGCACATCATGCATCGCCGGCCCGGCTCCCATCACCGGCCGTGTCGACGGCATCATTGCCGGCATGGGCAGTGCAGTGGAGGGCCTGCTGATTGGAGAGTTGGATCTGGAACAGCTTCACGCCTGGTGGGAACAATCGCCCGGCTCACTCCGGCAGGCCGTGCGTCCTGAAATATATCGTGCCGTCCCGCTTCCGGTCCGCCGGCCGGCGCCCACCGCCGCGGAGGCGGAGACAGCACCGCGCGCCGACCGCATCCCGGAGACTCTGGAACCAGCGCCGCAAGAGGCGCTGGAGAAGGAACGACCAGGTGCGCCCGTTCCGGCGGAGGAGGATTGGAAGGCCATCGCGGAAGAAACTGCCCGCGACGAGGAGATCGTGCGTTCCGCGCTGGAGGCGTTGGCGAAGGAACAGGACGAATGGCAGCGCCGGCGGGACATCTGGGACTAGCTCTGCCCGGAGACCTCCTGCTCGCTGGCCGGCTGATTCGCTCGCATAAATCGCTCACCATATGAGCGATTTGCGAAGGAGAAGAACACCTCATCGTTGCCGCGCTGGCGGTAGAACAGCACACTGGCGTAGCGCGGTAAGCCGACGAGCAGGTCGCAAACCCGCATCCAGATAATGGAAAACCCGATGGCAACCCCGAAGAAGAAGATAATCGCCGCGATCAGGCCCAGCAGAGGATGGATCGCCCGCAGAACAGGAAACAGCACCAGGATCGCCAGGCCGCCGAACAGCATCCCGATGAAGGCGCCGGCGCGCTCCCAG
This window contains:
- a CDS encoding PLP-dependent transferase encodes the protein MTSEQPKLPAAMQLRRRDARILARRLETQCVHAGEHQDPIPARPSTTPIHLATTFTYPHTRELDDVLASRTPGYVYARYASPTTNALEQALATLENADAALACSSGMAAVHLAIVGSQVRAGDAVLCAADIYGTTYALVNSLLPRLGLQPIIADFTHLDEVEDILRTRRPRLVIFEALTNPLLKVIDAPAVVELAHRYAARAIIDSTFTTPMTLQPMSFGADFVVHSLTKFLAGHGDVLAGAVLCRAPDFEQMYITSYQLGCNLDPHAAYLTLRGLKTFPLRFERQCANAMELARFLESHPGVSRVYYPGLPSHPGHALAGRLFRNGLFGAVLSFEIKDGNAQKAFALMERLRIIQPATTLGDVQSTILYPAHSSHAALTEEELAKVGISRALVRLSAGIEHVEDLKEDLDQALRSL